One window from the genome of Erwinia sorbitola encodes:
- the adhP gene encoding alcohol dehydrogenase AdhP: MKTMKAAVVKAFGKPLVIEQVPIPEVGPGQLLVKIVATGVCHTDLHAAEGDWPVKPQPPFIPGHEGVGYVVKVGDGVKHIKEGDRVGVPWLYSACGHCEHCLDSWETLCHSQQNAGYSVNGSFAEYCLADANYVGILPDNIGYNEIAPILCAGVTVYKGLKMTEAKAGDWVVISGIGGLGHMAVQYAVAMGFNVAAVDIDDEKLAFAKRLGATVTANALKVDPAKVFKEEFGGAHGVLVTAVSPKAFEQAIGTMRRGGTMVLNGLPPGKFDMSIFDMVLDGTTIRGSIVGTRKDLQESLDFAGRHKVAASISVEPLENINDIFARMHAGKIEGRIVVDMSL; the protein is encoded by the coding sequence ATGAAAACGATGAAAGCCGCAGTAGTTAAAGCCTTTGGCAAACCTCTGGTAATTGAACAGGTACCGATTCCTGAAGTAGGCCCGGGCCAGCTGCTGGTAAAAATTGTTGCCACTGGCGTTTGCCATACGGACTTGCACGCAGCGGAAGGTGACTGGCCGGTAAAACCACAGCCACCGTTTATTCCTGGTCATGAAGGCGTGGGTTATGTGGTCAAGGTGGGCGACGGCGTAAAGCACATAAAGGAAGGGGATCGCGTGGGCGTACCATGGTTATACTCCGCCTGTGGCCATTGCGAACACTGTCTGGACAGCTGGGAAACCCTGTGCCATTCGCAGCAAAACGCTGGTTACTCGGTTAACGGCAGCTTCGCTGAATATTGCCTGGCCGATGCAAACTACGTCGGTATTCTGCCGGATAACATCGGTTATAACGAAATCGCCCCGATCCTTTGTGCCGGTGTCACGGTATATAAAGGGCTGAAAATGACCGAAGCCAAAGCAGGTGACTGGGTGGTTATTTCCGGTATTGGCGGGTTGGGGCATATGGCCGTGCAGTACGCGGTTGCCATGGGCTTTAACGTAGCAGCAGTGGATATTGACGACGAGAAGCTGGCCTTTGCTAAACGTCTTGGTGCAACCGTAACGGCAAACGCCCTGAAAGTTGACCCGGCTAAGGTGTTTAAAGAAGAGTTTGGCGGGGCACATGGTGTGCTGGTGACGGCGGTATCACCGAAAGCCTTCGAACAGGCGATTGGTACTATGCGCCGTGGCGGCACCATGGTGCTGAACGGTCTGCCACCGGGTAAATTCGACATGTCGATCTTCGATATGGTGCTGGATGGTACCACTATTCGCGGATCAATTGTAGGTACCCGTAAAGACCTGCAAGAGTCTCTCGATTTTGCCGGACGTCACAAAGTAGCCGCCAGTATTTCCGTCGAGCCGCTGGAGAATATCAACGATATCTTCGCCCGCATGCATGCCGGTAAAATTGAAGGGCGTATTGTGGTCGATATGTCCCTGTAA
- the exaC gene encoding acetaldehyde dehydrogenase ExaC — protein sequence MRYSHPGTPGALVSFKASYGNFIDGKFVEPQSGRYFMNTSPVNGSDIAHFPRSDARDIDAALDAAHRAAADWGKTSVQHRSNLLLQLADRIEANLEYLAVAESWDNGKPIRETLNADLPLAIDHFRYFAGCLRAQEGSAAEIDEKTVAYHFHEPLGVVGQIIPWNFPLLMAAWKLAPALAAGNCVVLKPAEQTPLAITLLLELAGDIFPAGVLNIVQGFGREAGEALATSKRIAKIAFTGSTPVGRHIMACAAENIIPCTVELGGKSPNIYFADVMSGDPEFIDKAVEGLLLGFFNQGEVCTCPSRALIHESIYAPFMEKVMAKVATIRRGDPLDTETMIGAQSSLQQFDKILSYIDIAREEGGNILTGGERASISPELDNGYYIQPTLIKGDNKMRCFQEEIFGPVIGITTFKDEAEALAIANETQFGLGAGIWTRDSNLAYRMGRNIKAGRVWTNCYHIYPAHAAFGGYKNSGVGRETHKMALNAYQQTKNLLVSYDTAPLGLF from the coding sequence ATGCGTTACTCCCATCCAGGTACACCCGGGGCTTTAGTGTCCTTCAAAGCATCCTATGGCAACTTTATTGATGGAAAATTCGTAGAACCGCAAAGCGGTCGTTACTTTATGAATACCTCCCCGGTAAACGGCAGTGATATCGCACATTTCCCGCGTTCCGACGCCCGTGATATTGATGCTGCCCTTGACGCTGCCCATCGTGCCGCTGCGGACTGGGGGAAAACCAGCGTGCAGCATCGCTCAAACCTGTTACTACAGCTTGCCGACCGTATTGAAGCTAACCTTGAATATCTTGCAGTCGCTGAAAGCTGGGATAACGGCAAACCAATTCGTGAAACCCTTAACGCTGACCTTCCGCTGGCTATTGATCACTTCCGTTATTTTGCCGGGTGTCTGCGTGCACAAGAAGGCAGCGCGGCGGAGATTGACGAGAAAACAGTCGCCTATCATTTTCATGAACCGCTGGGCGTAGTCGGGCAGATCATCCCGTGGAACTTTCCCCTGTTAATGGCGGCGTGGAAGCTGGCCCCGGCACTGGCGGCAGGCAATTGCGTAGTATTGAAACCCGCTGAACAGACCCCGCTGGCTATCACTCTGCTGCTGGAACTTGCCGGTGACATCTTCCCGGCTGGCGTATTAAACATTGTACAGGGCTTTGGCCGTGAAGCAGGTGAGGCGCTGGCGACCAGTAAGCGTATCGCCAAAATTGCTTTTACCGGCTCCACTCCGGTAGGCCGGCATATCATGGCCTGTGCTGCGGAAAATATTATTCCCTGCACCGTCGAACTGGGCGGAAAGTCGCCGAATATTTACTTTGCCGATGTGATGAGTGGCGACCCGGAGTTTATTGATAAAGCGGTGGAGGGCCTGCTACTCGGTTTCTTCAATCAGGGTGAAGTCTGCACCTGTCCGTCCCGCGCGCTTATCCATGAGTCGATTTACGCGCCGTTTATGGAAAAAGTGATGGCAAAAGTGGCTACAATCCGACGCGGTGACCCGCTGGATACCGAGACAATGATCGGGGCGCAGTCATCGCTTCAGCAGTTTGATAAAATTCTCTCCTATATTGATATAGCGCGTGAGGAAGGCGGAAATATCCTTACCGGCGGTGAACGCGCCTCTATCTCTCCTGAGCTGGATAACGGTTATTACATCCAGCCGACCCTGATTAAAGGTGACAACAAGATGCGTTGTTTCCAGGAAGAAATCTTTGGCCCGGTTATCGGGATTACAACCTTCAAAGATGAAGCCGAAGCATTGGCTATCGCTAATGAGACACAGTTTGGTCTGGGGGCCGGGATCTGGACGCGCGACAGTAACCTGGCGTATCGCATGGGCCGCAATATTAAAGCGGGCCGCGTCTGGACAAACTGCTACCACATTTATCCTGCACATGCTGCGTTTGGGGGCTACAAAAACTCAGGCGTAGGGCGTGAAACCCACAAAATGGCATTGAATGCCTATCAGCAAACCAAAAATCTGCTGGTCAGCTATGACACAGCACCTTTAGGGCTATTTTAA
- a CDS encoding sigma-54-dependent Fis family transcriptional regulator codes for MQGNSSAVSTYGIATDPLLNDSWYRSQLYGLDRLSDDFPRIRQSELADLLAHHSALQQFARPTIRILAEKIADKQAVVILSDASGLVLNTFGDMQALQKAERFALAPGNLWSECGRGTNAIGTALAIEECCEIDGQQHFLTSNQGLYCAAIPLQSPCGKIAGVLDISGPANFAHPHTLALLKDAAQQIEYLWVKQSLNPDQWIMNLHRKIEGLDRADELLLVFSDNMLMAANRVAMRELELSAEQMGSVTFQQLFPQSEQQANLVPQSLTTADQQHYFFRLRAPTRTRFHSADVTPSALPFSLRDDGNKMVRLMNAGVSLCLHGETGSGKEYVSRALHQQSRWQRGKFVAINCAAIPESLIESELFGYQPGAFTGASKNGYIGKIREADGGVLFLDEIGDMPLALQTRLLRVLQEKEVAPLGSSRSWPVSFAVISATHRNLPQLVADGTFREDLLYRLQEFALTIPPLREWPELDTFIMQLWQNMGGEQRGISMKPQLLDILVQHPWPGNVRQLRSLLKVLLALAEDNEELDCSSLPAEYRMAVSEPLPALQQHDEQLIAATLQRFNGNISKTAEALGVARSTLYRRAARSHTVAGQLPSKSVP; via the coding sequence ATGCAGGGAAATTCGTCAGCCGTCAGCACTTATGGGATCGCCACAGACCCCCTTCTCAATGACTCCTGGTATCGCAGCCAGCTTTACGGGCTGGATCGCCTTTCCGACGACTTTCCCCGTATCCGCCAGTCTGAGCTGGCAGACCTGCTTGCTCACCACTCTGCACTGCAACAGTTTGCGCGGCCGACTATTCGGATCCTGGCTGAAAAAATCGCTGATAAGCAGGCCGTGGTGATCCTGTCTGATGCCAGTGGCCTGGTGCTGAATACTTTTGGCGATATGCAGGCGCTGCAAAAAGCAGAGCGTTTTGCCCTTGCTCCGGGAAATTTGTGGAGCGAGTGCGGACGCGGCACCAATGCCATTGGCACAGCCCTCGCCATTGAAGAGTGCTGTGAAATTGACGGGCAGCAGCATTTCCTCACCAGCAACCAGGGGTTGTACTGCGCCGCGATCCCCCTGCAAAGCCCCTGCGGGAAGATTGCCGGCGTGCTTGATATCTCCGGCCCTGCCAATTTTGCGCACCCCCATACTCTGGCGCTGCTCAAGGATGCCGCACAACAGATCGAGTATCTGTGGGTAAAACAGAGCCTGAATCCAGACCAGTGGATAATGAACCTGCACCGGAAAATTGAAGGTCTCGACCGCGCTGATGAACTGCTGCTGGTGTTCTCAGATAATATGCTGATGGCGGCGAATCGGGTGGCGATGCGCGAGCTTGAACTGAGTGCTGAACAGATGGGCAGTGTCACTTTCCAGCAGCTGTTTCCGCAGTCAGAACAGCAGGCAAACCTGGTGCCCCAATCGTTGACCACCGCTGACCAGCAGCACTATTTCTTCCGCCTGCGCGCGCCAACACGCACCCGCTTTCACTCTGCTGACGTTACCCCCTCCGCGCTGCCTTTTTCTCTGCGTGATGACGGCAACAAAATGGTGCGCCTGATGAATGCGGGCGTTTCTCTCTGCCTGCATGGGGAAACCGGTAGCGGTAAAGAGTATGTCAGCCGGGCGCTGCATCAGCAGAGCCGCTGGCAGAGGGGAAAGTTTGTTGCCATTAACTGTGCCGCGATTCCGGAATCGCTGATTGAGTCAGAACTGTTTGGTTATCAGCCTGGTGCGTTTACCGGAGCCAGTAAAAATGGCTATATCGGTAAAATTCGCGAAGCTGACGGCGGCGTGCTGTTCCTTGATGAAATTGGCGATATGCCGTTAGCGTTGCAAACCCGTCTGCTGCGGGTATTGCAGGAGAAAGAGGTGGCTCCGCTAGGTTCCAGCCGCAGCTGGCCGGTAAGTTTTGCCGTTATCAGTGCCACTCACCGTAATTTGCCTCAGCTGGTGGCGGACGGCACCTTCCGCGAAGATCTGCTCTACCGCTTGCAGGAATTTGCGCTGACTATTCCGCCGCTGCGGGAATGGCCGGAACTGGACACCTTTATTATGCAGCTCTGGCAGAATATGGGGGGAGAACAGCGCGGGATCAGCATGAAGCCACAGCTGCTGGATATCCTGGTGCAGCACCCATGGCCCGGTAATGTTCGACAGCTGCGTAGCCTGCTGAAAGTACTGCTGGCGCTGGCAGAAGATAATGAAGAGCTGGATTGCAGCAGTCTGCCTGCCGAATACCGGATGGCAGTGAGTGAGCCGCTGCCTGCGCTGCAACAGCATGATGAGCAGCTGATTGCCGCTACTCTGCAACGTTTCAACGGCAATATCAGTAAAACGGCTGAAGCACTGGGCGTGGCACGCAGCACCCTGTATCGGCGTGCTGCGCGCAGCCATACTGTGGCAGGTCAGTTACCCAGTAAATCGGTACCATAA